From a single Planococcus shenhongbingii genomic region:
- a CDS encoding lactonase family protein — protein MTGIYLLTGSYSSSHEQGIKLWEFNPVEATCIEKTGIGGIERPSFIAAHPNGVNFVATSEVEDGELVSYRLDLENHLITEINRQSANGAHPSHVCIDVSGKWLLSTNYSGGNVNVYPIQEDGSIGERTDSIKHEGSGANVERQDAPHPHSVFQQPGSNDFFVSDLGADMISVYELDRETGKLKLKKSILTTPGSGPRHLAFHPEMTVVYSLEELSSTLSVYGIGGEDFLEFVQVVELIPKQFAGTNTSAEVVVSEDGQHLYASNRGHDSIAVFAIQEKGILKFEDYATTGGAGPRHFTLLPGKQWLAVANEKSDSINMLKIGASGIPKEFIEPIPTNKPVCVKVVS, from the coding sequence ATGACTGGTATATATTTGCTCACTGGATCTTACTCATCTTCACATGAACAAGGAATCAAGCTTTGGGAATTCAATCCAGTAGAAGCGACATGTATAGAGAAAACAGGCATCGGAGGCATTGAACGCCCATCGTTTATTGCGGCACATCCAAATGGTGTTAACTTTGTCGCCACAAGTGAAGTGGAAGATGGCGAACTGGTGTCTTATCGACTGGATCTTGAGAACCATCTTATAACAGAGATTAATCGTCAATCGGCTAACGGGGCTCATCCGTCTCATGTTTGTATTGATGTTTCCGGAAAATGGCTGCTGTCCACCAATTATTCAGGCGGCAATGTGAATGTTTATCCCATTCAGGAGGATGGTTCAATTGGAGAAAGGACAGATTCGATAAAGCATGAAGGCAGTGGAGCCAATGTGGAAAGACAGGATGCTCCCCACCCCCATTCCGTTTTTCAGCAGCCGGGAAGCAATGATTTTTTCGTTTCTGATCTTGGAGCGGATATGATTTCTGTTTATGAATTAGATAGAGAAACGGGCAAGCTGAAATTAAAGAAATCGATTTTAACTACCCCGGGATCGGGACCGCGCCACCTGGCTTTCCATCCGGAAATGACTGTAGTGTACTCTCTTGAAGAACTGAGTTCGACGTTATCGGTCTATGGAATAGGGGGAGAGGATTTCTTGGAATTTGTGCAAGTGGTTGAGCTGATACCGAAGCAGTTTGCCGGCACAAATACGAGTGCAGAAGTGGTTGTGTCTGAAGATGGACAGCATCTTTATGCCTCTAATCGGGGCCATGATAGTATTGCTGTTTTTGCAATTCAAGAAAAAGGCATATTGAAGTTTGAAGATTATGCAACAACAGGAGGAGCAGGACCGCGCCACTTCACACTCTTGCCCGGCAAGCAATGGCTGGCAGTTGCAAATGAAAAATCGGATTCTATAAATATGTTGAAAATTGGTGCATCCGGGATTCCAAAAGAGTTTATTGAACCAATTCCTACTAACAAGCCGGTTTGTGTAAAAGTGGTTAGCTAA
- a CDS encoding SCO family protein: MLRKTFWISSLLLFSLLLAGCGQAIEDPLNWEIEDFTFTNHENEEFGLADLKGEVWLADFVFTNCTTVCLPMTSNMVDLQQQFKDQGLDVKIVSFSVDPAVDKPEVLKSYAENYGADLSSWNLLTGYSPETIDKFAMENFQTLARKPENTDQVIHGTYFYLVDQNGVVMKDYDGVNLSAGDIIADAKILLSEE; the protein is encoded by the coding sequence ATCTTGCGGAAAACCTTTTGGATTTCGTCACTTTTGCTATTCAGCTTATTGCTTGCCGGATGCGGCCAGGCAATTGAAGATCCCCTTAACTGGGAAATAGAAGATTTTACTTTTACAAATCACGAAAACGAAGAATTTGGGTTAGCCGATTTAAAAGGCGAAGTATGGCTTGCTGACTTTGTCTTTACGAACTGCACCACCGTTTGTCTGCCGATGACATCGAATATGGTGGATCTGCAGCAACAGTTTAAAGATCAGGGGCTGGACGTGAAAATTGTTTCATTCAGTGTTGATCCTGCTGTCGATAAACCGGAAGTCTTGAAGTCCTATGCCGAGAATTATGGAGCGGATTTATCTTCCTGGAATTTGCTGACCGGTTATTCTCCTGAAACCATTGATAAATTCGCTATGGAAAATTTCCAGACACTCGCCCGAAAACCCGAAAATACCGACCAGGTCATTCACGGAACTTATTTTTATCTGGTTGATCAAAATGGAGTGGTGATGAAAGATTACGATGGTGTAAATCTTTCAGCTGGAGATATAATTGCGGACGCAAAAATCCTGCTTTCGGAGGAATAG